Below is a genomic region from Caulobacter rhizosphaerae.
CGGCGTCGCCCAGCAGCCGGGCGGTGGCCAGGGCCAGTTCCTCGGCGAAGCCGGTCTGGCTGGCGTGGACGACCAGGACGCTCGCCCCGGTCCCCGCCGACAAGGCCCGGGTCGCGCGGTCGGCGGCCTGGCGGCGCAGGGCCTCGCGCCAGGCGACGGCGAGGCAGAACAGCAGATAGCCGCACAGCACCAGCCCGGCGGTCGACAGGCGGTCGGACGAAAGGGCTTCCCAAGCGCTCATGCGTCGAGCATCGCCGACAAGGCCGGCGACAGGCGCTCCTCCAGGCCGGTCGGGCCGTGGGCGAGGATCATCGCGGCCAGGCCGTGCTCTGTCGCGAAGCCCAGGGCCGCGTCGGGCGCCATCACGGTCAGGGCCGTGGCGTAGGCGTCGGCGCGCATGCAGCTTGCGTCCAGCACCGCGACGCTGACCGTAGGGTTGGCGACCGGCGCGGCGGTGGCGGGATCCAGGGTGTGGGCGTAGCGGCGGCCGCCGTGCTCGAAGAACCGGCGGTAGTCGCCCGAGGTGGCCACGGACAGGCCGTGCAGGGCGACCAGGGTGCGAAGGCCGTCATTGGCCGTGGGCGGGCGTTCCAGCTCGACCCACCAGGGCTGGCCGTCCGGCTTGGCCCCGGTTCCGCGCAGCTCGCCGCCGACCTCGACCAGGTATGAGCGGACGCCGGCCCGGTCGAGGGCGGCGGCGACCTGGTCGACCGCGAACCCCTTGGCGATCCCGTTGAGGTCCAGCCGCAGCCCGCCCGGCTGGAACAGGCTGTCGCCGTCCAGCGTCACGCGGCGCCAACCCGCCGCTTCCCGGGCGTCGGCGATGTCCTGGGCCCGCGGCGGCGCGCCGGAGAAGGGGCGGGGGCCGAAGCCCCAGAGGTCGACCAGGGCCCCCAGCGTGGGGTCGAAGGCGCCGTCGGTGCGCTCGGCGATCTCCAGGGCGGCGCGCAGCACCAGGGCGAAGGCCGGGGGCAGGGCGGTCCAGCCGCTGGCGGCGGCGCGGTTGAAGCGCGACAGGTCCGACAGCGGATCCCACGGGCTCATTTGCCGAACGACCTCGTCCAGCACCCGCTGGGCCATGGCGGTCAGGGCCTGGGCGTCGGTGGTCGGCGGGGCGATCAGCCTGACCGACCAGGTCGTGCCCATCGTCCGGCCGCCAAGCGCCAGCACCGCGCCGCCGATCGGACGGGCGGGCGGC
It encodes:
- a CDS encoding FAD:protein FMN transferase, with translation MTRVLVPQLAEPPARPIGGAVLALGGRTMGTTWSVRLIAPPTTDAQALTAMAQRVLDEVVRQMSPWDPLSDLSRFNRAAASGWTALPPAFALVLRAALEIAERTDGAFDPTLGALVDLWGFGPRPFSGAPPRAQDIADAREAAGWRRVTLDGDSLFQPGGLRLDLNGIAKGFAVDQVAAALDRAGVRSYLVEVGGELRGTGAKPDGQPWWVELERPPTANDGLRTLVALHGLSVATSGDYRRFFEHGGRRYAHTLDPATAAPVANPTVSVAVLDASCMRADAYATALTVMAPDAALGFATEHGLAAMILAHGPTGLEERLSPALSAMLDA